In a genomic window of Nocardiopsis mwathae:
- a CDS encoding cold-shock protein, with protein MEGTVKEFSAEDGYGFITPDEGDEDVFVHFSGIRFPQSGILADGQRVEFDLVEGERGPHAQRVRAL; from the coding sequence ATGGAGGGCACCGTCAAGGAGTTCAGCGCGGAGGACGGCTACGGGTTCATCACGCCCGACGAGGGCGACGAGGACGTGTTCGTCCACTTCAGCGGAATCAGGTTCCCCCAGTCGGGGATCCTCGCCGACGGGCAGCGGGTCGAGTTCGACCTCGTCGAGGGCGAACGGGGCCCCCACGCCCAGCGGGTGAGGGCGCTCTAG
- a CDS encoding HPr family phosphocarrier protein, whose protein sequence is MPQRTAVIGAEHGLHARPAALFVEAVTATGLPITIAKSDGGAPVDARSVIAVMTLGVGRGEQVTLACPDPDAEPTLEKLADMLASDLDAA, encoded by the coding sequence ATGCCGCAGCGAACCGCCGTCATCGGCGCCGAACACGGCCTGCACGCCCGCCCCGCCGCCCTGTTCGTCGAGGCGGTCACCGCGACCGGCCTCCCCATCACCATCGCCAAGTCCGACGGAGGCGCCCCGGTGGACGCCCGCAGCGTGATCGCCGTCATGACGCTGGGAGTGGGGCGCGGCGAGCAGGTCACCCTTGCCTGCCCCGACCCGGACGCCGAGCCGACTCTGGAGAAGCTGGCCGACATGCTCGCCTCCGACCTGGACGCCGCCTGA
- the pfkB gene encoding 1-phosphofructokinase, with the protein MIVTVTPNPSVDHTLEVDGLVRGEVLRVRSTCAQAGGKGVNVSRALRGSGVPTRAVLPVGGGGGAEFTALLGDLPCRAVPISGETRSNVAITEADGTTTKLNAAGPVLTPAEIEDLLAAVDDELGRGPRWLVASGSLPSGAPTDLYVRIAELADKHAVPLALDTSGTPLTAAARAGSVALLKPNLDELAAMIGRPLPTVGAVVGAAREVVARGNQAVLVTLGRHGALLVEATHCWWASGPRVRPRSTVGAGDCALAGYLAAGPDTQERLRHAVAWGTAAVSLPGTTVPSPDAVAADSITVVPEPVLERRIDSL; encoded by the coding sequence ATGATCGTGACGGTCACACCGAACCCGAGCGTCGACCACACCCTGGAGGTCGACGGGCTCGTCCGCGGCGAGGTCCTGCGCGTGCGCAGCACCTGCGCGCAGGCGGGCGGGAAGGGCGTCAACGTCTCCCGCGCGCTGCGCGGCAGCGGTGTCCCCACCCGGGCGGTGCTGCCCGTCGGCGGCGGTGGAGGCGCGGAGTTCACCGCGCTCCTCGGGGACCTGCCGTGCCGGGCCGTGCCCATCAGCGGCGAGACCCGAAGCAACGTCGCCATCACCGAGGCCGACGGCACCACCACCAAACTCAATGCCGCCGGTCCGGTGCTCACCCCGGCCGAGATCGAGGACCTGCTGGCCGCCGTCGATGACGAACTCGGGCGCGGGCCGCGCTGGCTGGTGGCCAGTGGAAGCCTGCCGTCAGGGGCGCCGACCGACCTCTACGTCCGCATCGCGGAACTGGCGGACAAGCACGCGGTGCCGCTCGCCCTGGACACGTCGGGGACACCGCTGACCGCGGCGGCCCGCGCCGGATCGGTCGCGCTGCTCAAGCCCAATCTCGACGAGCTCGCAGCGATGATCGGCCGCCCCCTGCCGACAGTGGGGGCGGTGGTCGGCGCCGCCCGGGAGGTCGTGGCGCGCGGCAACCAGGCGGTGCTCGTGACCCTGGGGCGGCACGGCGCACTGCTCGTCGAGGCGACGCACTGCTGGTGGGCGAGCGGCCCCCGGGTGCGGCCCCGCAGCACGGTCGGCGCCGGGGACTGCGCCCTGGCCGGCTACCTGGCCGCCGGGCCGGACACGCAGGAGCGCCTCCGCCACGCCGTGGCGTGGGGAACCGCCGCCGTCTCCCTGCCCGGAACCACGGTCCCGAGCCCCGACGCCGTCGCCGCCGACTCGATCACCGTCGTCCCCGAGCCCGTCCTGGAGCGGCGGATCGACTCCCTCTGA
- a CDS encoding DeoR/GlpR family DNA-binding transcription regulator — MYAEERQKAILERARRDGRVDVTGLAAEFDVTYETIRRDLTALERHGVLRRVHGGAIPVERLGFEPTLNMRDSVMTQEKERIAKAALAELPDEGAVLLDAGSTTGRLAEQLPTDRELTVVTNSLSIALTLTPRTNITLMLLGGRMRTRTQATVDAWALRALEESFADVAFVATNGISVERGLTTPDPAEAEVKRAMIRSARRAVLLADHTKVGNDHFARFAALDDIDLFITDNGLADGLADEIQTAGPGVLVV, encoded by the coding sequence ATGTACGCCGAAGAACGCCAGAAGGCGATCCTGGAACGCGCCCGCCGCGACGGCCGGGTCGACGTCACCGGTCTCGCCGCGGAGTTCGACGTCACCTACGAGACCATCCGGCGCGATCTCACCGCGCTGGAGCGCCACGGCGTCCTGCGCCGGGTGCACGGTGGCGCGATCCCCGTCGAGCGGCTGGGCTTCGAGCCCACGCTCAACATGCGCGATTCGGTGATGACCCAGGAGAAGGAGCGGATCGCCAAGGCGGCCCTGGCCGAACTGCCCGACGAGGGCGCCGTCCTGCTCGACGCCGGCTCCACCACCGGCCGACTCGCCGAGCAGCTGCCGACCGACCGCGAACTCACCGTGGTCACCAATTCCCTCTCCATCGCGCTCACCCTCACCCCGCGCACCAACATCACCCTGATGCTGCTCGGCGGGCGGATGCGCACCCGCACCCAGGCCACCGTCGACGCGTGGGCGCTGCGCGCCCTGGAGGAGTCGTTCGCCGACGTCGCGTTCGTCGCCACCAACGGCATCTCCGTGGAGCGCGGACTCACCACCCCCGACCCGGCCGAGGCCGAGGTCAAGCGGGCGATGATCCGGTCCGCCCGCAGGGCCGTCCTGCTCGCCGACCACACCAAGGTCGGCAACGACCACTTCGCGCGCTTCGCCGCACTCGACGACATCGACCTGTTCATCACCGACAACGGACTCGCCGACGGACTCGCCGACGAGATCCAGACGGCGGGACCGGGGGTTCTCGTCGTCTGA
- the mtlA gene encoding PTS mannitol transporter subunit IICB, translated as MSGSPNQLLSKSSAGVQRFGGFLASMVMPNIGAFISWGLITAMFIETGWVPNERLAELVGPMILYLLPLLIAYTGGRLVHDQRGGVVAAVATMGLVVGSEIPMFLGAMVMGPLAAYLMKRFDRLVQPRIRPGFEMLVNNFSAGILSGTMAVVGVYAVGPVVQGVTRALGAGVQFLIDMHLLPAVSIIVEPAKVLFLNNAINHGVFGPLGVARVAEEGRAIEFLIETNPGPGLGILLACMLFGPKVSRATAPGAIVIHFFGGIHEIYFPYILAQPKLILAAIGGGMSAVATFLLLDTGLISTPSPGSIIAYMAVTPRGEHLSVLAGVAVATVVSFLIASALLGFGRGERKAQKAQQEAQEEKKEKESQEEGAAQAPRSEQSNQEESAT; from the coding sequence ATGTCCGGATCGCCCAACCAACTGCTCAGCAAGAGCAGCGCCGGCGTCCAGCGCTTCGGCGGCTTCCTGGCGAGCATGGTCATGCCCAACATCGGGGCGTTCATCTCCTGGGGCCTGATCACCGCCATGTTCATCGAGACGGGGTGGGTGCCCAACGAGCGCCTGGCCGAGCTCGTCGGCCCGATGATCCTCTACCTGCTGCCGCTGCTCATCGCCTACACCGGCGGCCGCCTCGTGCACGACCAGCGCGGCGGCGTCGTCGCCGCCGTCGCCACCATGGGCCTGGTCGTCGGATCCGAGATCCCCATGTTCCTCGGCGCCATGGTCATGGGGCCGCTCGCCGCCTACCTGATGAAGCGGTTCGACCGCCTCGTGCAACCGCGCATCCGCCCGGGCTTCGAGATGCTGGTCAACAACTTCAGCGCCGGCATCCTCAGCGGGACCATGGCGGTGGTCGGCGTCTACGCCGTCGGCCCGGTCGTGCAGGGCGTCACCCGCGCCCTGGGCGCCGGGGTGCAGTTCCTGATCGACATGCACCTGCTGCCCGCGGTGTCGATCATCGTCGAACCCGCCAAGGTCCTCTTCCTCAACAACGCCATCAACCACGGCGTGTTCGGCCCGCTGGGCGTGGCCCGCGTGGCCGAAGAGGGCAGGGCCATCGAGTTCCTCATCGAGACCAACCCCGGCCCGGGCCTGGGCATCCTGCTGGCCTGCATGCTCTTCGGCCCCAAGGTGAGCCGGGCCACCGCCCCCGGCGCGATCGTCATCCACTTCTTCGGCGGTATCCACGAGATCTACTTCCCCTACATCCTCGCCCAGCCCAAGCTGATCCTGGCCGCCATCGGCGGCGGGATGTCCGCGGTGGCCACGTTCCTGCTGCTGGACACCGGGCTGATCTCCACCCCGTCGCCGGGCAGCATCATCGCCTACATGGCCGTCACCCCGCGCGGCGAGCACCTGTCCGTCCTCGCGGGCGTGGCCGTCGCGACCGTCGTGTCCTTCCTCATCGCCTCGGCGCTGCTGGGCTTCGGCCGGGGAGAACGCAAGGCGCAGAAGGCACAGCAGGAGGCACAGGAGGAGAAGAAGGAGAAGGAGAGCCAGGAGGAGGGCGCGGCGCAGGCGCCGCGCAGCGAGCAGTCGAACCAGGAGGAGTCCGCGACATGA
- a CDS encoding PTS lactose transporter subunit IIB, with protein sequence MSTIHGSDIKKVIVACDAGMGSSVLLTTQLSRALAAYGVSVEHSPVDRVPDDADVVLCHSGLAERARGRVPGTVVVPFQMYLGDPAFTRLEETIRDGGTLAD encoded by the coding sequence ATGAGCACCATCCACGGCAGCGACATCAAGAAGGTCATCGTGGCCTGCGACGCGGGGATGGGCAGCAGCGTCCTGCTCACCACCCAGCTGTCCCGCGCCCTGGCCGCCTACGGAGTGAGCGTCGAGCACTCCCCCGTCGACCGGGTCCCCGACGACGCCGACGTGGTGCTGTGCCACTCCGGCCTGGCCGAACGGGCCCGCGGCCGGGTCCCCGGGACCGTCGTCGTCCCGTTCCAGATGTACCTGGGCGACCCCGCGTTCACCCGGTTGGAGGAGACGATCCGGGACGGAGGCACCCTTGCCGACTGA
- a CDS encoding PTS sugar transporter subunit IIA produces MPTESALRAEAVRLGCTAAGRDDAIDQCGALLREIGAVEPGYPAAMHEREASISTYIGEGVAIPHGTDAARPLVRRTALAVIQFPGGVDWGGATVHVAIGIAASGDEHMGVLSSLARVLSDPERAARLRGAADTRTVLDLLAPTGPADPNHPTEN; encoded by the coding sequence TTGCCGACTGAATCCGCCCTACGCGCCGAGGCGGTGCGCCTGGGGTGCACCGCAGCCGGCCGCGACGACGCCATCGACCAGTGCGGCGCCCTGCTGCGGGAGATCGGCGCCGTCGAGCCCGGCTACCCGGCCGCCATGCACGAGCGCGAGGCCTCGATCTCCACCTACATCGGGGAGGGCGTGGCCATCCCGCACGGAACCGACGCCGCCCGCCCGCTGGTCCGGCGCACCGCGCTCGCCGTCATCCAGTTCCCCGGCGGCGTGGACTGGGGCGGTGCCACCGTCCACGTCGCCATCGGCATCGCCGCCTCCGGTGACGAGCACATGGGCGTGCTGTCGTCCCTGGCCAGGGTGCTCAGCGACCCCGAACGGGCGGCGCGGCTGCGCGGCGCCGCCGACACCCGGACCGTGCTCGACCTGCTCGCCCCGACCGGCCCTGCAGACCCGAACCACCCGACCGAGAACTGA
- a CDS encoding zinc-dependent dehydrogenase produces MLVARFYAPGDIRLEEAPEPHAGPGQLKIAVANCSTCGTDVKIHRHGHHHIRPPRVIGHEIAGRVTEVGDGVTGWTPGDPVQVIAAIPCGGCAECGSGRFTVCSRQESMGYHYDGGFAEYMIVPEAVLAVDGVNRIPEGVGFAEASVAEPLACVLNGQEIAGVGEGDTVVVVGAGPIGCLHVRLARARGASAVYLVDLNRGRLDMSAAAVRPDAAICGSETDPVADVLRLTGERGADVVITAAASGRAQEDALRMVARSGRISFFGGLPKDDPIISLDSNLVHYREISIFGANGSSPDHNRRALELIASGAVPVTDLITERMQLTDVHKAIETVASGTAIKVTIQP; encoded by the coding sequence ATGCTCGTCGCCCGCTTCTACGCCCCCGGGGACATCCGCCTGGAGGAGGCACCCGAGCCGCACGCCGGCCCCGGCCAGCTCAAGATCGCCGTGGCCAACTGCTCCACGTGCGGAACCGACGTCAAGATCCACCGCCACGGCCACCACCACATCCGCCCGCCGCGGGTGATCGGCCACGAGATCGCCGGGCGGGTCACCGAGGTCGGCGACGGCGTCACCGGGTGGACGCCCGGCGACCCGGTCCAGGTCATCGCCGCGATCCCGTGCGGCGGCTGCGCCGAGTGCGGCTCCGGACGGTTCACCGTGTGCTCGCGGCAGGAGTCCATGGGCTACCACTACGACGGCGGTTTCGCCGAGTACATGATCGTCCCGGAGGCGGTGCTGGCCGTGGACGGGGTCAACCGCATCCCCGAGGGGGTGGGTTTCGCCGAAGCATCGGTGGCCGAGCCGCTGGCCTGCGTCCTCAACGGACAGGAGATCGCCGGGGTCGGGGAGGGGGATACGGTCGTCGTGGTCGGCGCCGGACCCATCGGCTGCCTGCACGTGCGGCTGGCCCGGGCGCGCGGGGCGTCCGCCGTCTACCTGGTCGACCTCAACCGCGGCCGACTCGACATGTCCGCCGCCGCCGTGCGGCCGGACGCCGCGATCTGCGGTTCGGAGACCGACCCCGTCGCCGACGTGCTCCGTCTGACCGGGGAGCGGGGTGCCGACGTGGTGATCACCGCCGCGGCCTCCGGCAGGGCGCAGGAGGACGCCCTGCGGATGGTCGCGCGCAGCGGCCGGATCAGCTTCTTCGGCGGACTGCCCAAGGACGACCCGATCATCTCCCTCGACTCCAACCTGGTCCACTACCGGGAGATCTCGATCTTCGGGGCCAACGGGTCCAGCCCGGACCACAACCGCCGGGCGCTGGAGCTGATCGCGTCCGGCGCCGTTCCGGTCACCGACCTCATCACCGAGCGGATGCAGCTCACCGACGTGCACAAGGCCATCGAGACGGTCGCCTCAGGCACCGCCATCAAGGTGACCATCCAGCCCTGA
- the ptsP gene encoding phosphoenolpyruvate--protein phosphotransferase: MPTTDRRHPTGDPQPTHPGTATGPGSPAAPRLRGIPAAPGSAAAPVARMAAPPRLPDDRPAATDPAAERAAARSALERVADDLRARGADAGGEGAAVLGAQALMARDPELLRRIDERIGQGEPTAWAVRDACAAYQDLLRQAGGYLAERAADLADIADRAVAILLGLPMPGLPDPGGDHVLVADDLAPADTVRLDARRVRAIVTRRGGPTSHTVILARSLGIPAVVGCDGAESLADGVRVAVDGDTGVVDVDPDEEEVARAEQRAERRRRSLAGAVGPGRTADGHPVALLLNVGEGDPDRAAAHDSEGVGLLRTEFLFLDRAAAPSVDEQVGTYTRLFSAFGGRTVTVRTLDAGSDKPLSFAATGEEDNPALGVRGFRTARVHPDLLTDQLAAIAAAARATGARVRVMAPMVSTPAEAAAFAALARGAGIGEVGVMIEVPAAALLADQVLGEVDFVSIGTNDLAQYTMAADRTLGSLPDLLDPWQPALLTMVAAVGAAGERRGRPVGVCGEAAADPLLALVLVGLGATSLSMSAPALPAVRYALGRHTRAECRDLADLALTAESPAHARDQVHTAVHPDLREW; the protein is encoded by the coding sequence ATGCCCACGACCGACCGACGCCACCCCACCGGCGACCCGCAGCCGACCCACCCGGGCACGGCCACCGGCCCCGGCTCCCCCGCCGCCCCCCGCCTGCGCGGCATCCCGGCCGCCCCGGGAAGCGCGGCGGCGCCCGTCGCCCGGATGGCGGCCCCGCCCCGCCTGCCGGACGACCGGCCCGCCGCCACCGACCCCGCCGCCGAACGCGCGGCGGCCCGCAGCGCACTGGAACGCGTCGCCGACGATCTCCGGGCGCGCGGCGCCGACGCCGGGGGCGAGGGCGCGGCCGTGCTCGGCGCCCAAGCGCTGATGGCCCGCGACCCCGAACTGCTGCGCCGGATCGACGAACGCATCGGCCAGGGCGAGCCGACAGCCTGGGCGGTGCGCGACGCCTGCGCCGCCTACCAGGACCTTCTCCGCCAAGCCGGGGGCTACCTCGCCGAGCGCGCCGCCGACCTGGCCGACATCGCCGACCGCGCGGTCGCGATCCTGCTGGGCCTGCCCATGCCGGGACTTCCGGACCCGGGAGGCGACCACGTGCTGGTGGCCGACGACCTCGCCCCGGCCGACACCGTCCGGCTCGACGCGCGCCGTGTCCGGGCCATCGTCACCCGGCGCGGCGGCCCGACCAGCCACACCGTCATCCTCGCCCGGTCGCTGGGCATTCCGGCGGTGGTCGGGTGCGACGGAGCCGAGAGCCTCGCCGACGGGGTCCGGGTGGCGGTGGACGGGGACACCGGGGTGGTGGACGTCGACCCTGATGAGGAGGAGGTGGCGCGGGCCGAACAGCGCGCCGAGCGCCGTCGGCGGTCGCTGGCGGGTGCGGTCGGGCCGGGTCGGACCGCGGACGGGCACCCGGTCGCGCTGCTGCTCAACGTCGGGGAGGGCGATCCCGACCGGGCGGCCGCCCACGACAGCGAGGGCGTGGGGCTGCTGCGCACCGAGTTCCTCTTCCTCGACCGCGCCGCAGCGCCCTCGGTGGATGAGCAGGTCGGCACGTATACCCGGCTGTTCTCGGCCTTCGGCGGCCGCACGGTCACCGTCCGCACGCTGGACGCCGGGTCGGACAAGCCGCTGTCGTTCGCCGCCACCGGCGAGGAGGACAACCCCGCGCTGGGGGTGCGCGGCTTCCGCACCGCGCGGGTCCACCCGGATCTGCTCACCGACCAACTGGCGGCGATCGCCGCCGCGGCGCGTGCCACGGGGGCGCGCGTGCGGGTGATGGCGCCGATGGTGTCCACGCCCGCCGAGGCCGCCGCGTTCGCCGCCCTGGCCAGGGGCGCGGGCATCGGCGAGGTCGGCGTGATGATCGAGGTACCGGCGGCGGCCCTGCTGGCCGACCAGGTCCTGGGAGAGGTCGACTTCGTGTCGATCGGCACCAACGACCTGGCGCAGTACACCATGGCCGCCGACCGGACACTGGGCAGCCTGCCCGACCTGCTCGACCCGTGGCAGCCGGCGCTGCTGACCATGGTCGCTGCGGTGGGCGCGGCCGGGGAGCGCCGGGGCCGCCCGGTCGGCGTCTGCGGGGAGGCCGCGGCCGACCCGCTGCTGGCCCTGGTCCTGGTCGGGTTGGGCGCGACGAGCCTGTCGATGTCCGCCCCCGCCCTGCCCGCGGTGCGCTACGCCCTCGGCCGCCACACCCGCGCCGAATGCCGCGACCTGGCCGACCTCGCCCTGACCGCCGAGTCCCCGGCCCACGCAAGAGACCAGGTCCACACGGCGGTCCACCCGGACCTGAGGGAGTGGTGA
- a CDS encoding Gfo/Idh/MocA family oxidoreductase encodes MSSANGAERELHGAVIGYGKGGEVFHAPLIDATPGLRLSAVVTGNPERQAAVRARYPHAAVLDSAEELWQRGGEFEIAVITTPNATHAPLARAALQAGMAVVVDKPFALTAADARALTEEAERLGHVLTVYQNRRWDSDFLTLWKLIEDGELGRVHRFESRFERWRPTAKATWRERGGAEDGAGILYDLGPHLIDQAINLFGPVDSVYAELDARRAGVAADDDAFLALTHVNGVRSHLWMSALTAQTGPRFRVLGDRAAFTIDGLDGQEDRLGAGQRPDDTGADWGVEPESGWGRIGADGDLRPVPSERGAYPAFYAALRDAVAEGEPIPVEPHEVVHGLEVIEAARRSAETGERVSLRTPQEA; translated from the coding sequence ATGAGCTCTGCGAACGGTGCCGAACGTGAACTGCATGGCGCTGTCATCGGCTACGGCAAGGGCGGCGAGGTGTTCCATGCGCCGCTCATCGACGCCACCCCCGGGCTGCGGCTGTCGGCGGTCGTGACGGGGAACCCGGAGCGGCAGGCCGCCGTGCGAGCCCGGTACCCGCACGCCGCCGTGCTCGACTCCGCCGAGGAGCTGTGGCAGCGCGGCGGCGAGTTCGAGATCGCCGTCATCACCACCCCGAACGCCACCCACGCGCCGCTCGCCCGCGCCGCCCTCCAGGCCGGGATGGCCGTGGTGGTCGACAAGCCGTTCGCGCTCACCGCCGCCGACGCCCGCGCTCTCACCGAGGAGGCGGAGCGGCTCGGCCACGTCCTCACCGTCTACCAGAACCGGCGCTGGGACAGCGACTTCCTGACCCTGTGGAAGCTCATCGAAGATGGTGAGCTGGGGCGGGTCCACCGATTCGAGTCGCGGTTCGAGCGGTGGCGGCCGACGGCCAAGGCGACCTGGCGCGAGCGCGGCGGAGCCGAGGACGGCGCCGGGATCCTCTACGACCTCGGCCCGCACCTCATCGACCAGGCGATCAACCTGTTCGGGCCGGTCGACTCCGTCTACGCCGAACTCGACGCCCGCCGCGCAGGTGTCGCCGCCGACGACGATGCCTTCCTGGCCCTCACCCACGTGAACGGCGTCCGCTCGCACCTGTGGATGAGCGCGCTGACCGCCCAGACCGGCCCGCGCTTCCGCGTGCTCGGCGACCGCGCGGCGTTCACGATCGACGGCCTGGACGGCCAGGAGGACCGCCTCGGGGCGGGCCAACGCCCGGACGACACCGGCGCCGACTGGGGTGTCGAGCCCGAATCCGGCTGGGGCCGCATCGGCGCCGACGGGGACCTGCGCCCGGTGCCGTCCGAGCGCGGCGCCTACCCGGCCTTCTACGCCGCCCTGCGCGACGCCGTCGCCGAGGGCGAGCCGATCCCGGTCGAACCGCACGAGGTCGTCCACGGCCTGGAGGTCATCGAGGCGGCCCGCCGCAGCGCCGAGACCGGCGAGCGCGTGAGCCTGCGAACACCCCAGGAGGCCTGA
- a CDS encoding MFS transporter: protein MQVSTAQEPAAWTLPGPPAADLAARQPQRRSVTSDIAAGLRAIAARRTLLRATATSTISCAGAGMFVVLCPLLAERVLGDARHGALLLAVVAGAALAANALLARRPGGLGAPDRILWLSTVVLAGGLLLAAAAATPAIGAAGYAAPLLITGAVIVGAAEGPQLTALFAIRHRDAPDRLRSQIFTTGASFKITGFAIGSALAGPLSTWSLGGTVLVAVGVQLAAMLAYAVCRAGRPEHSGRPGGESRRSGSIA, encoded by the coding sequence GTGCAGGTCAGCACGGCTCAGGAACCCGCGGCATGGACCCTGCCCGGACCGCCCGCCGCCGACCTGGCCGCACGGCAACCGCAGCGCAGGAGCGTCACCTCCGACATCGCCGCGGGCCTGCGCGCGATCGCGGCCCGCCGCACCCTGCTGCGCGCAACGGCCACGTCGACGATCTCCTGCGCCGGTGCGGGGATGTTCGTCGTGCTCTGCCCGCTACTGGCCGAACGCGTCCTCGGCGACGCCCGCCACGGCGCCCTGCTGCTGGCCGTGGTCGCTGGCGCCGCTCTCGCCGCCAACGCCCTGCTCGCACGCCGACCGGGTGGGCTCGGCGCCCCGGACCGCATCCTCTGGCTCAGCACGGTCGTGCTCGCGGGCGGCCTCCTCCTCGCCGCGGCCGCGGCTACCCCCGCCATCGGAGCGGCCGGGTACGCGGCGCCGCTGCTCATCACCGGCGCCGTCATCGTCGGGGCCGCCGAGGGCCCGCAGCTGACCGCGCTCTTCGCGATCCGCCACCGCGACGCCCCCGACCGCCTCCGGAGCCAGATCTTCACCACCGGCGCGAGCTTCAAGATCACCGGCTTTGCCATCGGGTCCGCACTCGCCGGTCCGCTGTCGACCTGGTCCCTGGGCGGCACCGTCCTGGTGGCCGTCGGAGTCCAGCTCGCTGCCATGCTCGCCTATGCCGTGTGCAGGGCCGGTCGTCCTGAACACTCGGGGCGGCCAGGCGGCGAATCCAGGCGGAGCGGCTCGATAGCGTGA
- a CDS encoding recombinase family protein gives MSQSLFGAADLTGLPFVTYARQSDRREDGSAASPVAQKERAISTGEGRGMVHAGHYADLGISGWNPHVVRPDFDRMMRDAAAGKFKAVVVLALSRLTRKGARDALEIHDRLKKCDVVLISVSEPFLDTSSPLGVALFALVAALAEQESENKSVFIAEAKQEIKKAGGFVGGHVGYGLRAKWVTQGEGGDAIRLRIFEPHPEEGPVLASVADGILGDGRGKNGKSLRSEAERLNREGVPTRNPRGKEEGSRWHPGGLRRMLRDPRLAGYSAVPEGARNPGRRKVTYRYVIQRDADGNPIKSHESIIEPAKWWELQEVLDMRAGHSGGTGSLKLLSGIDTLFCSCGWRMSSGGPTRYQCRRPRGTMEAHSANVIQEALLDEHIARRLMARLTSLDEADPDDLGLLAAATRRWADTVDNPENARERSELRAELSALDDAESELYEARREGLYGGKVGRAEFLKDKATIEASRKTLETKLSALNEEESAGIPLSVWTVHDGDPIGEGSWWASASLEDKQEIIKLFVRRVVIKERPVNASGQPMGGKYDPAERVEIHWRRPDAEKEENTAGGNNVIARAELAASGIDVESMEGTPSLEELEASGVQALHLDDEKA, from the coding sequence ATGTCCCAATCGCTGTTCGGTGCCGCCGACTTGACTGGCCTCCCCTTCGTGACCTACGCGAGGCAGAGCGACCGTCGGGAGGACGGGTCCGCAGCCTCCCCCGTAGCCCAGAAAGAGCGCGCTATTTCCACGGGGGAGGGGCGCGGTATGGTCCATGCCGGTCACTACGCGGACCTAGGAATTTCCGGATGGAACCCACACGTTGTCCGCCCGGATTTTGACCGGATGATGAGAGACGCAGCGGCCGGGAAGTTCAAGGCGGTCGTTGTCCTCGCTCTGTCGCGTCTCACGCGAAAAGGTGCCCGGGATGCCCTTGAAATTCACGACAGGCTGAAGAAATGCGACGTCGTACTGATTTCTGTTTCTGAGCCGTTTCTTGACACTTCGTCACCTCTTGGGGTGGCTCTCTTTGCTCTGGTTGCCGCGTTGGCGGAACAGGAATCAGAGAACAAGAGTGTGTTTATCGCGGAAGCGAAACAGGAGATCAAGAAAGCTGGTGGATTTGTCGGGGGGCACGTTGGGTACGGCCTCCGGGCAAAGTGGGTAACTCAAGGGGAGGGGGGTGATGCAATTCGCTTGCGTATATTCGAACCTCATCCCGAGGAAGGCCCTGTCCTTGCCAGCGTCGCGGATGGCATCCTTGGGGATGGGCGTGGAAAGAATGGAAAAAGCCTCCGATCGGAGGCGGAGCGTCTTAATAGGGAGGGTGTCCCTACTCGTAATCCAAGGGGCAAGGAAGAAGGTAGTAGATGGCACCCGGGGGGTCTTCGAAGAATGCTTCGAGATCCCCGGTTGGCAGGATACTCGGCTGTTCCTGAAGGCGCGCGAAATCCGGGGCGGAGAAAGGTTACTTACCGGTACGTAATTCAGCGAGACGCCGACGGGAACCCTATAAAATCGCATGAATCAATCATCGAACCTGCGAAGTGGTGGGAGCTTCAAGAAGTATTGGACATGCGCGCTGGGCATTCCGGCGGAACGGGGAGTTTGAAGCTGCTATCCGGGATCGACACGCTTTTCTGTTCTTGTGGTTGGCGCATGTCGTCCGGCGGCCCCACGCGTTACCAATGCAGGCGGCCACGGGGAACGATGGAAGCGCACAGCGCAAACGTGATTCAAGAAGCACTTCTAGATGAACACATCGCTAGGCGATTGATGGCACGACTCACTTCGCTGGACGAGGCTGATCCAGACGACCTAGGGCTACTCGCGGCAGCAACGCGCCGGTGGGCTGACACAGTCGACAATCCCGAGAACGCCAGGGAAAGGTCCGAGCTGCGCGCAGAATTGTCGGCTCTGGACGACGCGGAATCTGAACTTTATGAGGCCCGCCGTGAAGGACTGTATGGCGGCAAGGTGGGGCGTGCGGAATTCCTTAAAGATAAGGCCACTATCGAAGCATCACGCAAGACGCTGGAAACCAAGCTCTCTGCTCTGAATGAGGAAGAGAGCGCAGGAATTCCCTTGTCTGTCTGGACGGTACATGATGGCGATCCCATTGGGGAAGGTTCGTGGTGGGCGTCTGCCTCGCTTGAGGATAAGCAAGAAATCATCAAGCTTTTCGTTCGCCGCGTTGTAATCAAGGAACGGCCGGTGAACGCGTCAGGCCAGCCCATGGGAGGAAAGTACGATCCTGCGGAGCGAGTAGAAATCCATTGGCGTCGGCCCGATGCGGAGAAGGAAGAGAATACGGCCGGGGGCAATAATGTGATCGCGCGGGCGGAGTTGGCTGCCTCCGGGATCGACGTGGAGTCGATGGAGGGGACGCCGTCTCTGGAAGAGCTTGAGGCGTCCGGAGTTCAGGCGCTCCATTTGGACGACGAGAAGGCGTAA